The Apis cerana isolate GH-2021 linkage group LG12, AcerK_1.0, whole genome shotgun sequence sequence GGAAATCGAACGTGAACATGGAACTGGAAGTGATCGAGAATTTTGTGCGATCCTCCGGATCGATGAACTTCCGCCACAAACTCAAACACATCACGGAGAAGAAGAACAGACGTTCGTTGATTTTGATCATCTTTCTCTACATCTTCATGCAACTCAGTGGGGTAAACACCGTCACGTACTATATGGAAATTATCATCAGAAAGGCGAAAGTGACGATACTGGAACCGGCCACTATTGTGATCATCGTCAATGGAATCGGTATCGCATCttacaaaagatttaaaaaaacacaTACTTTTATACATATCACGTTTCCTTTTCGTTGTTAAGCTTCGAGAAAGGTACATTCCGGTTTATTTTCCATCGATATTaggaaaattcgaatatattttatattctttaacttTGGACAAAAGACATTTCGATCGTTGacagaacatatatatatcacgcgaatatatatctattcgcATTTCAGGTATAGCGGTTGGCTGGATCAGCGTGTATCTGATCGATCGATACGGCAGAAGGGTTCTCATGGCGGTGTCATGCGGCTGCGTAATCATCGGAATGGTGCTACTGGGATTACACTTTATGTTATTGGAACAGAATTTCGACTCAAAAAATCTGGAATGGTTGCCGATCCTGGCCATGATATTTTACGTGATGATATCTATCGGTCTGATACCAGTTCCGAGCACTCTACTCAGCGAGTTTTTCCCGGATGATTTAAAAAGTATCGCTGGATTCGCCGTGAGCATCACATCCGCGTTATTCGCGTTCGTCTCCAGCGCAACCTATCAGCCGATGATCGATCTCACGAGCGAAAAATATGTTTACTGGATGTACGCGATGATCATGATCGTGTGCATGATTTATTCGTTTACGGAAATACCGGAAACCAAAGGGAAGACTTTGCaggtaatttttgaattaatctaATTGCGACTAATTTCATCAGCGTATCGTCTGATTCGTGATAAagatagttaaaataaaagctTTCTGAAGAATGATTACAAAAAGgattgatattaaatgattattagaataaaaatattatcgagtGACTGGAGGTAAAGTAATCGTGGAATCTTTGCTAATCCAATACTAGAACATTTCTAATTAGTTTCGTGAAAACCTGGATAATGACAGATTGATAGAAATCTGTTCTAATTCTGCATAGTCAATCAGTCACCGTCTGATTTTCCCTCAAGATACGATACTAAACGATACAATGTCCACAGGAAATACAAGAGATGCTGCAGGAGAGgcagaaaggaaagaaaagttcaaaagagaaagaaataacaaaaacagCTCGATACTAAATTgtctataaattatgtataaataaaatgtcgtataaataattaatgatctcAATAAATGCTTTTTCTGGTAAAATGATTATacttgtatattatatctaatggAAAACgagtaagaaatattatttcactatTACTGATTTGtataatacatttgaaaaaaacagACATTTTAATGTTGcaattatcttatcttatcaGGAGATGTCAAAATGTTTACCATATATTCGCCACTACATTTCGTCTAAAACTAGCATAAAGAGGAATTAATgaataactataattaaaaataattaaaattgtacgtaaacattaaaaaaattactgtaCGTACATTATAGActcttttaaattcaaatttacgtTAATtccaaaactttgaaaatattattttaaactactATTTAAACTAttggattaaattattgtttttcctttttctccataAAAATTACTCTTGCGATCTAacgctttaaaaataaaacattataacaATACGATTAAACAACTTTCCTTCGGAATCATAAGTATATCAAACAAATAATGTCATTATCGATAAGACTGGTAAACACATTTCCGTTATTCGTAACAGAAATTTATATCCCCACTTTACGAAATACATATCAGTATATAAAAcagaaagatttatatttttattttgttgaatCAAATACTCCCGTCTTGTTTCTCCGCGTATCAAATATGGAAGAAAACATAACACGAACTATTTCCCTAAGAAAAGCCTTAAATTACATCATCTCTCGAATTATCAGGTTTGTTATTTCGACTTCTATTgatgtttaaaaagaaaaaaaaaatttcacgttcaaacgaaaaaaatttagcgTCACGATGCTATTTCAAATAAGAATCGCATAAAATCATCGTAAAACATAAATTCACAAACAAAACTATTCACTTTAAAAACTTGTGTTAACTTAAGGATAAAAACTGACTTGGGAATTGTTCTGTAGAAATTTCTATTGTATGATGATACgcttttctttatcttatctACATTCAcaaatatactttaattatttccaaaggtatataattttgatgcaAACATTATGTCTATCATATACTTTGTCTCTTCAGAACATTCACTATG is a genomic window containing:
- the LOC107995489 gene encoding facilitated trehalose transporter Tret1-like isoform X3, with the protein product MKLKVTETFVRVWPQWATCVTVTLLSISVGLKIGWTSPYLAQLTKEDSPLHITDDEATWIVSLLPFGRLFGAMVGYVAMEYYGSKRSLLISGIPIMISWICIIFANSAVWLYVSRLCAGMCFGMFYGCFAMYMGEVAAPEIRGALVSTIINGLPFGTLIGSIMGSQVSMMCFGLVSLVLAICFMMIFPLLPQSPHHYVRNNNSIEARKTIQWYHRKSNVNMELEVIENFVRSSGSMNFRHKLKHITEKKNRRSLILIIFLYIFMQLSGVNTVTYYMEIIIRKAKVTILEPATIVIIVNGIGIAVGWISVYLIDRYGRRVLMAVSCGCVIIGMVLLGLHFMLLEQNFDSKNLEWLPILAMIFYVMISIGLIPVPSTLLSEFFPDDLKSIAGFAVSITSALFAFVSSATYQPMIDLTSEKYVYWMYAMIMIVCMIYSFTEIPETKGKTLQEIQEMLQERQKGKKSSKEKEITKTARY